The following proteins are encoded in a genomic region of Puniceicoccus vermicola:
- a CDS encoding glycosyltransferase, giving the protein MNSVSFRWILFLAGAICLAVGCLPFSLLESVEAPSLGRVYGYALQGIGLTLCWGFFPLATTKPKQSILLILGLSVALRLLLFPAPASDDLHRYRWEGKLTISGEIPFAQPADDPSLANFRDADWERMNHKDKGTIYPPLAQLTFGSLALISSPETTPIAEKVIFSLADLGTIFLVLVLLRKRRLPLSYSLFYAVNPITLLSFAGEAHYDSLFILPLVGSIVALESGRSRLSWVLLAVSIQFKLISLIILPIWILRRQFRGIALGIGVLLIPWIPFLGGIPAWTRSVAEFGGSGTFQGLIPFLLRALNLSENLAPPIGGILFLSILGWTFYKGGAAASIARRSFCALILCSPVIHFWYLAWILPFVALRPSLSWLWLCASQALYFLVWPQYAKTGYWELPPIAETVIWLPFLLIGIWEFNRIRSRCRVSPAADSLTETSLGIVIPTYNAGQSLERCLQSIKKSSQQPHQCIVVDGGSSDETIAIADRHRVPVLQSELGRGQQVQAGIIASNTDWILILHADCELHPQAIESISNLEPEIAGGGCGQRFSPGNCALTLVEFLNEGRAVLGESYWGDQGMFLRRKFKSVWSTLHQFPLMEDVELSRLIRRAGETCYLGLETRSESNKWSRGNKFSRLVLVFSLVIRFRIAALFGRHATIAGNLYRRYYNG; this is encoded by the coding sequence ATGAACTCCGTATCTTTCCGCTGGATCCTCTTTCTAGCGGGAGCCATCTGTTTGGCAGTTGGTTGCCTTCCCTTCTCTCTTCTCGAATCTGTTGAAGCGCCCTCCCTCGGGCGTGTCTATGGATATGCGCTTCAGGGGATCGGACTTACCCTCTGCTGGGGTTTCTTCCCTCTTGCGACCACTAAGCCGAAACAAAGCATCCTCCTCATTCTGGGCCTCAGCGTAGCCCTGCGCCTCCTTCTCTTTCCCGCCCCTGCCAGCGACGACCTTCACCGCTACCGCTGGGAAGGCAAACTGACGATCTCGGGAGAAATTCCATTTGCTCAACCGGCTGATGATCCATCACTCGCAAACTTCCGAGATGCCGATTGGGAGAGGATGAATCATAAGGACAAGGGCACAATCTATCCCCCCTTGGCTCAACTCACATTCGGTAGTCTAGCCCTGATATCATCTCCCGAGACAACCCCAATCGCAGAGAAAGTAATATTCTCTCTAGCCGATCTCGGGACCATTTTCCTAGTTCTCGTTCTGTTGCGTAAACGTCGGTTGCCCCTGTCCTATTCGCTATTCTATGCGGTAAACCCAATTACTCTCCTCTCTTTCGCTGGGGAGGCGCACTACGATTCGTTATTCATTCTTCCTTTGGTCGGATCGATCGTCGCACTGGAATCAGGACGCTCTCGCCTCTCTTGGGTGCTCTTGGCGGTATCGATTCAGTTCAAATTGATCAGCCTCATAATTCTACCCATTTGGATCCTACGACGCCAATTCCGCGGCATTGCATTGGGAATCGGCGTTCTCCTGATCCCATGGATTCCATTTCTAGGAGGAATTCCTGCCTGGACCCGCTCTGTTGCCGAATTTGGCGGCAGCGGAACCTTTCAAGGCCTGATCCCCTTTCTCCTCAGGGCCCTAAATTTGTCAGAGAACTTAGCTCCGCCGATCGGTGGCATTCTCTTCCTCAGCATCCTCGGATGGACTTTCTATAAAGGAGGGGCCGCTGCCAGCATCGCCCGCAGATCCTTCTGTGCCCTGATTCTCTGCAGCCCTGTCATTCACTTTTGGTATTTGGCCTGGATCCTCCCTTTCGTAGCCCTGCGACCCTCGCTCAGCTGGCTCTGGCTTTGCGCGTCTCAGGCGCTCTATTTCCTGGTGTGGCCCCAATACGCCAAGACGGGATACTGGGAACTTCCTCCTATAGCAGAAACCGTTATCTGGCTTCCTTTTTTGCTCATCGGAATTTGGGAGTTCAACCGGATACGTAGCCGTTGCCGAGTCTCCCCCGCAGCAGATTCTCTCACTGAGACGAGCTTAGGAATCGTAATCCCCACCTATAATGCGGGCCAGTCTCTCGAAAGATGCCTCCAATCGATCAAAAAAAGTTCTCAACAGCCCCATCAATGCATCGTTGTCGATGGTGGATCATCCGATGAGACTATCGCGATTGCGGATCGCCATCGAGTACCGGTCCTTCAGTCTGAACTAGGGCGCGGCCAACAGGTTCAAGCCGGCATCATTGCCTCCAATACGGACTGGATTCTAATCCTCCATGCGGATTGCGAACTACATCCTCAAGCAATCGAATCTATTTCCAATCTAGAACCTGAGATTGCAGGAGGCGGATGTGGCCAGCGATTCTCACCCGGCAATTGCGCTCTGACACTTGTCGAATTCTTAAATGAAGGCCGAGCGGTCTTGGGAGAATCCTACTGGGGTGATCAGGGAATGTTCCTACGGCGTAAGTTCAAAAGTGTCTGGTCCACCCTTCATCAATTCCCATTGATGGAGGATGTCGAACTAAGCCGGCTCATCCGGCGAGCTGGAGAGACCTGTTACCTAGGTCTCGAAACCCGTTCCGAATCGAACAAGTGGAGCCGGGGTAATAAATTCTCCCGGCTCGTACTCGTCTTCAGCCTCGTAATTCGCTTTCGGATTGCCGCCCTCTTCGGCAGGCATGCGACAATCGCCGGAAACCTATACCGTCGCTACTACAACGGATGA
- the tyrS gene encoding tyrosine--tRNA ligase: MKAFDFEINTENAIGVDELEERIAQGKRLKVKLGVDPTRPDLTFGHLVVFNKLREFQDQGHEAILIIGDYTAMIGDPSGRSSTRPVLTAEDVKINSQTYLDQAFRVLDKEKTTVRYNSEWFGKMGFADCLELSRKMTVARMLERDDFSKRYASNTPISIVEFLYPLIQGYDSLILDADVELGGSDQLFNMLVGRALQKDAGKPEQAVLTLPLLVGLDGYRKMSKSYDNYVSFNDSPQDMFGKVMSIPDDTMWEYYRLLLLTDAEEIARRKQGHPMDAKKNLAQELVSRFHSPESGEEALRGFEQVFSRGENPEDMTEVSMKEHSLSSDSKLVEAMDASGLFPSKKEIIRLIGQGAVKRDGERIDDRNELIGEVGEGQVIQAGKRKFFRLVP; encoded by the coding sequence ATGAAGGCTTTTGATTTTGAAATTAACACCGAGAACGCAATCGGGGTGGACGAGTTGGAGGAGCGGATTGCTCAGGGCAAACGCTTGAAGGTTAAGCTGGGGGTCGATCCTACGCGTCCCGATCTCACTTTTGGGCACTTGGTGGTTTTCAACAAGCTCCGCGAATTTCAGGACCAAGGCCACGAGGCGATTTTAATCATCGGAGACTACACGGCGATGATTGGTGACCCGAGTGGACGGTCTTCGACCCGTCCGGTTCTGACTGCGGAGGATGTGAAAATTAATTCGCAGACCTATCTCGATCAGGCTTTCCGTGTTCTGGACAAAGAAAAGACCACTGTTCGCTACAACAGTGAATGGTTCGGGAAAATGGGATTTGCCGATTGTCTCGAGCTTTCGCGCAAGATGACCGTTGCCCGAATGTTGGAGCGCGACGATTTCTCCAAGCGGTACGCTTCGAACACACCTATCAGTATCGTTGAGTTCCTCTATCCGCTGATTCAGGGCTATGATTCTCTGATCCTGGATGCAGATGTTGAGCTTGGGGGGAGTGATCAGCTCTTCAATATGTTGGTCGGTCGCGCCTTGCAAAAGGACGCGGGCAAACCCGAACAAGCCGTCCTAACCCTTCCTCTCTTAGTCGGACTGGATGGATATCGCAAGATGTCGAAGTCTTACGATAACTACGTCTCTTTCAATGATTCACCTCAGGATATGTTCGGCAAGGTGATGTCGATTCCGGACGATACGATGTGGGAATATTATCGGCTCTTGCTGCTAACCGATGCTGAGGAAATCGCTCGTCGTAAGCAGGGCCACCCGATGGATGCGAAGAAGAATCTAGCTCAAGAGCTCGTCAGTCGTTTTCACTCTCCGGAATCGGGCGAGGAAGCTCTCCGTGGTTTTGAGCAGGTTTTCTCCCGGGGAGAGAATCCGGAGGATATGACTGAGGTTTCGATGAAGGAGCATTCGCTTTCCAGCGACTCGAAGTTGGTCGAGGCTATGGATGCTTCGGGCCTTTTTCCCAGTAAGAAGGAAATTATCCGTTTGATTGGGCAGGGGGCTGTGAAGCGTGATGGAGAGCGAATCGATGATCGGAATGAGCTGATCGGAGAGGTCGGTGAAGGTCAGGTCATTCAGGCGGGGAAGAGGAAGTTCTTCCGACTGGTTCCGTGA
- a CDS encoding transposase: MSRTVNGEALFGDREREVLRKMIWQVAEFSGVRVVTYAVMKNHFHILAEVPPENTEVSDAELVRRYRKLYPKPTPWNPMPAEVLEGHLKDNFLDGRELRKELTRRMHDVSEFMRTLKLRFTLWFNRSRDRFGPLWSARFKSVLVEGDRWALRTVAAYIDLNAVRAGLVSDPKDYRFCGYAEALGGGRLARAGLSVVDKDLAGYRQTLYGAGGGEKEGKASISHEEAVRVLQEEKGKLPLSVVLRCRVRYFSDGMVLGSEDFVRRTLKDEPDGKRARRPHPLRGSDWKGLAVGTGLRKGLFG; encoded by the coding sequence ATGAGTCGGACCGTGAATGGGGAGGCGCTTTTCGGCGATCGGGAGAGGGAGGTTTTGCGGAAAATGATTTGGCAGGTGGCCGAGTTTTCTGGGGTTCGGGTGGTTACTTATGCGGTGATGAAGAACCATTTCCATATTCTGGCGGAGGTGCCGCCGGAGAATACGGAAGTTTCGGATGCGGAGTTGGTTCGTCGGTATCGGAAGTTGTATCCTAAGCCTACTCCCTGGAATCCGATGCCCGCTGAGGTTTTGGAGGGACATTTGAAGGATAACTTTCTTGATGGGAGGGAGTTGCGTAAGGAGCTTACCCGTCGGATGCATGATGTTTCGGAGTTTATGCGGACCTTGAAGCTTCGTTTTACGCTTTGGTTTAACCGGTCGCGGGATCGGTTTGGTCCGCTTTGGTCCGCTCGTTTTAAGAGTGTTTTGGTGGAAGGGGATCGTTGGGCACTCAGAACGGTAGCGGCCTATATTGACTTAAATGCAGTTCGAGCCGGGTTGGTTTCGGATCCTAAGGATTATCGGTTTTGTGGGTATGCGGAGGCGCTTGGGGGCGGGCGCTTGGCTCGAGCCGGGCTCTCGGTTGTGGATAAGGACCTGGCGGGGTATCGGCAGACTTTGTATGGGGCTGGCGGTGGTGAGAAAGAAGGGAAAGCGTCCATTTCTCACGAAGAAGCGGTGCGGGTTTTGCAAGAGGAGAAGGGGAAGTTGCCTCTTTCCGTGGTATTGCGGTGCCGGGTTCGCTATTTTTCGGATGGGATGGTGCTGGGATCGGAGGACTTTGTGCGTCGGACCTTGAAGGATGAACCGGATGGGAAGCGGGCGCGAAGGCCTCATCCTCTGCGTGGGAGTGACTGGAAGGGGCTTGCCGTGGGGACTGGATTGCGGAAGGGGTTGTTTGGTTAG
- a CDS encoding class I SAM-dependent methyltransferase, translating to MNRVKISEKSSLAEIRERFDSDVDRFSRLETGQTATIDAKLAMEVTCKVAASATPEISQILDIGCGAGNYSLQLMEETEGPISCHLSDLSQPMLDRARERVSALGRGPVQMFAGDFRTLDFPEGSYDVILAAAVLHHLRDSSDWENAFQKLYRLLRPGGGIWIVDLVHHSIPTVQNLMWERYGEYLESLGGPEYRQKVFAYIEKEDSPRPLLWQLDLLKKVGFQNVEVLHKNSCFAAFGGIRS from the coding sequence ATGAACCGAGTAAAAATCAGTGAGAAATCCTCTCTTGCAGAGATACGCGAACGTTTCGATTCCGATGTTGATCGGTTTTCTCGGCTGGAGACTGGGCAGACTGCCACTATTGATGCGAAGCTTGCAATGGAGGTTACCTGCAAGGTTGCCGCGTCCGCGACTCCCGAAATCAGTCAGATCTTGGATATTGGGTGTGGAGCTGGGAACTACTCTTTACAGTTGATGGAGGAAACTGAGGGACCGATTTCCTGCCATCTCTCTGATTTAAGTCAACCGATGCTGGATCGAGCTCGAGAAAGGGTTTCTGCTCTTGGGAGAGGACCCGTTCAGATGTTCGCAGGCGATTTTCGGACTCTCGATTTTCCCGAAGGCTCTTATGATGTGATCTTGGCGGCTGCGGTCCTCCATCACCTGCGAGACTCATCCGATTGGGAGAATGCCTTTCAGAAACTTTACCGGCTTCTCCGACCTGGAGGCGGGATTTGGATTGTCGATCTGGTCCATCATAGCATTCCCACTGTGCAGAACCTGATGTGGGAACGATACGGAGAATACCTCGAATCCCTCGGTGGACCCGAATATCGGCAGAAGGTGTTTGCCTACATTGAAAAAGAAGACTCCCCTCGCCCGCTACTCTGGCAACTTGACCTGCTGAAAAAGGTGGGATTCCAAAATGTCGAAGTTCTTCATAAGAACTCATGCTTTGCCGCTTTTGGCGGAATCCGCTCCTAA
- a CDS encoding glutathione S-transferase family protein, which produces MSQAQFPEESDGQGGSFERQEDAFRSTEVHPEPGRYHLYICKACPWAHRTWIVLREMGLEPVIGVSFADPIRDEKGWAFREGKGHGKDDAEGFSYLAEAYKASDPNFSGRVTVPVLWDKKEKRIVNNSEDDICRLLAKDFRDLASSPVDLFPEDLDKEQAALSQTIYEKINNGVYRAGFATQQDAYEEAFESLFQALGTVEEILSEGGPYLFRDRLVETDWRLFCTLVRFDAVYHGHFKCNRRKISEYPYLQMHLEQLYHRPGIAETVDFTQIKNHYYRTHNEINPTGIVPLGPELIWAQ; this is translated from the coding sequence ATGAGTCAGGCGCAGTTCCCAGAGGAAAGTGATGGCCAAGGAGGTTCCTTTGAGAGGCAGGAAGATGCGTTTCGGAGTACTGAGGTTCATCCCGAGCCGGGTCGTTATCACCTCTACATTTGCAAAGCCTGTCCATGGGCGCATCGGACTTGGATCGTCCTCCGGGAAATGGGATTGGAGCCGGTGATCGGGGTATCATTCGCGGATCCGATTCGGGATGAAAAAGGTTGGGCTTTCCGAGAAGGAAAGGGGCATGGCAAGGACGATGCCGAGGGCTTTTCCTATCTGGCCGAGGCGTATAAAGCGTCAGATCCCAATTTTTCCGGGAGAGTCACCGTTCCCGTTCTCTGGGACAAAAAAGAAAAGCGGATCGTGAACAACTCTGAGGATGATATCTGCCGATTGCTGGCAAAAGATTTCCGCGATCTTGCCTCCTCCCCGGTCGATCTGTTTCCCGAAGACCTTGACAAAGAGCAAGCCGCACTGAGCCAGACCATCTACGAGAAAATCAATAATGGGGTCTATCGAGCGGGATTTGCGACTCAGCAAGATGCTTACGAAGAGGCTTTTGAATCCCTGTTCCAAGCACTCGGAACGGTTGAAGAAATCCTGTCCGAGGGAGGACCTTACCTTTTTCGGGATCGCCTAGTGGAAACAGATTGGCGCCTCTTCTGCACGCTCGTCCGTTTTGATGCAGTCTATCACGGCCATTTTAAATGCAATCGGCGAAAGATTTCCGAGTATCCCTATTTACAGATGCATTTGGAACAACTGTATCACAGGCCGGGAATCGCGGAGACGGTCGATTTCACGCAAATCAAAAACCACTACTATCGAACTCATAACGAAATCAATCCTACGGGAATCGTTCCCCTCGGCCCCGAATTAATTTGGGCGCAGTAG
- the hemG gene encoding protoporphyrinogen oxidase: MDTAEENRADFVVIGGGISGLAAAWTAGAAGAKTVLLERSDRFGGSLVTHRDAGYCVEGGPHTLLVNDPDLEDFLRKCDLWDRAIESGDSAEKRFVVRDGEPVALPSSPAGFFTSSFLSVPGKLRMMMEPFWHGKAPDGEEAIGPWVERHFGREVREGLADPFISGIYAGDPEKISVQAAFPALAEIAAKHPSLVRALFKKRKESKESGAERYPRRMMSFPEGLGEMVGHLVRKGNFDGLSGVRIRSIDREKQGWRIRYRMGAGTEVDTLRTASLLVAVPPAILSELPFEEEARQVLSAFAEVESPPVTTFSIAFKREDVAHPLDGFGMLCPDREKRKILGILFDSSLFPNRAPDDEVLLSAFLGGARSPERARHDTESFLKIVKKECRELLGATGEPTFWKSTFWPRAIPQYNLGFRDLVKSLDDLEARSEGLTFAGNARDGVALGACILSGVNRAKDLLKKS, translated from the coding sequence GTGGATACGGCAGAGGAAAATAGGGCCGATTTCGTTGTGATTGGCGGCGGAATATCGGGTTTGGCAGCAGCTTGGACAGCTGGGGCTGCAGGTGCGAAGACAGTTCTGCTGGAACGTTCGGATCGGTTTGGGGGTAGCTTAGTGACGCATCGAGATGCTGGATACTGTGTCGAAGGCGGGCCTCATACTCTCCTCGTCAATGATCCTGATCTGGAAGACTTTCTTCGAAAGTGTGACCTTTGGGACCGGGCAATAGAATCGGGTGATTCTGCGGAGAAACGTTTTGTCGTCAGAGACGGGGAGCCGGTGGCTCTGCCGAGCTCTCCGGCGGGGTTTTTCACGAGCTCCTTTCTCTCTGTTCCGGGGAAACTGCGAATGATGATGGAGCCTTTTTGGCACGGAAAAGCACCCGATGGAGAAGAAGCGATAGGGCCGTGGGTGGAGCGTCATTTTGGGCGCGAAGTTCGTGAGGGATTAGCGGATCCTTTTATCTCCGGGATTTATGCGGGAGATCCGGAGAAAATCAGTGTGCAGGCCGCTTTTCCCGCCTTGGCAGAGATTGCGGCAAAGCATCCCTCTCTGGTCCGTGCGCTATTCAAAAAGCGTAAGGAAAGCAAAGAGAGTGGGGCGGAGCGATATCCGCGGCGGATGATGTCCTTCCCCGAAGGCCTTGGTGAAATGGTGGGGCATTTGGTTCGCAAAGGGAATTTTGATGGACTCTCCGGTGTGAGGATTCGGTCGATCGACCGCGAGAAACAGGGGTGGCGGATTCGCTATCGCATGGGGGCGGGAACCGAAGTGGATACGCTTCGTACGGCCTCTCTTCTGGTTGCTGTCCCTCCAGCAATTCTGAGCGAGCTACCGTTTGAGGAAGAGGCACGGCAAGTCCTCTCGGCCTTTGCCGAAGTTGAGTCGCCTCCGGTGACCACATTTTCAATCGCGTTTAAGAGGGAGGATGTTGCACATCCTCTGGATGGTTTCGGGATGCTCTGTCCCGACCGGGAAAAACGAAAAATACTGGGAATTCTCTTCGATAGCTCCCTCTTTCCCAATCGGGCTCCGGATGATGAGGTGCTGTTGTCTGCCTTCCTCGGTGGAGCGAGATCGCCTGAGCGTGCAAGGCACGATACGGAAAGCTTCTTGAAAATCGTGAAGAAGGAATGCCGTGAGCTCCTCGGGGCGACTGGCGAGCCGACCTTTTGGAAATCGACCTTTTGGCCGAGGGCCATTCCTCAATACAATTTGGGCTTTCGGGATCTGGTGAAGAGTCTCGATGATTTAGAGGCGAGATCTGAGGGCCTGACGTTTGCGGGAAACGCCCGTGATGGAGTCGCGCTGGGAGCTTGCATCCTCTCCGGGGTAAACCGGGCAAAAGACTTGCTGAAGAAGTCTTGA
- the purK gene encoding 5-(carboxyamino)imidazole ribonucleotide synthase — MSAASSQRIAPPAVVGIIGGGQLGRMSALAARAMGYRVVVLEPNNPCACTPVVDEQIEAEYDDPKGLERLFSLADVVTFEFENVRKEPLESFTLRKPVRPSPHLLSIAQNREREKNFLSGHGFPVAPFRVIESDEDAKQVVADGFVFPAILKTADFGYDGKGQVAVDTGEDLLEAWKTFEGARAVLEEKIRFQAEYSVIVVRSPSGETVTYPLCRNIHRDHILDVTFSPAETTGFDASMADEVCRKVAHSLDLEGVLVVELFLTEKGDWIINEMAPRPHNSGHFSIDGSVTSQFENHIRAVCNQPLGSTSGHGHSAMVNLLGETLLEAGDDLAETVLSVEGAHLHLYDKGKSKVGRKMGHINLCCHDSEKLSKQVDEIRSRLSLPPLS; from the coding sequence ATGTCAGCAGCATCGAGTCAACGGATCGCGCCGCCAGCGGTCGTCGGGATTATTGGTGGTGGACAGCTGGGACGCATGTCGGCTCTGGCTGCCCGTGCTATGGGGTATCGGGTCGTGGTTCTGGAACCAAATAATCCCTGCGCTTGCACTCCCGTCGTCGATGAGCAAATCGAGGCGGAGTACGATGATCCAAAGGGGTTGGAGCGACTTTTTTCGCTCGCCGATGTGGTCACCTTCGAATTCGAGAATGTGCGCAAAGAGCCTCTTGAATCGTTCACCCTTCGGAAGCCCGTGCGGCCTTCACCTCATTTGCTGTCGATCGCTCAGAATCGGGAACGGGAGAAAAATTTCCTTTCCGGACACGGTTTTCCCGTCGCTCCATTCCGGGTAATTGAATCCGACGAAGATGCCAAGCAAGTGGTTGCGGACGGATTTGTCTTTCCCGCGATCCTCAAGACCGCTGATTTTGGCTATGATGGAAAAGGGCAGGTCGCCGTTGATACCGGAGAGGACTTGCTCGAGGCTTGGAAAACATTTGAAGGGGCCAGAGCCGTTCTAGAAGAGAAGATTCGCTTTCAGGCAGAGTATTCCGTGATCGTGGTTCGTAGCCCGTCGGGGGAAACGGTGACCTATCCCCTTTGTCGGAATATTCATCGGGACCATATCCTGGATGTGACCTTCTCTCCGGCAGAAACGACAGGTTTTGACGCGTCGATGGCCGATGAGGTCTGTCGAAAAGTCGCACACTCTTTGGACTTGGAGGGGGTTCTGGTCGTCGAACTGTTTCTCACCGAAAAGGGGGATTGGATCATCAATGAGATGGCGCCTCGCCCCCATAATTCAGGCCACTTCAGTATTGATGGTTCTGTGACTTCCCAGTTTGAAAATCACATTCGTGCCGTCTGCAATCAGCCTTTGGGGAGCACCAGCGGGCATGGCCATTCAGCGATGGTCAATTTACTGGGAGAAACACTTTTGGAAGCTGGCGATGATTTGGCCGAAACCGTTCTCTCTGTAGAAGGGGCGCACCTGCACCTATACGATAAAGGGAAGTCCAAGGTCGGAAGAAAAATGGGGCACATCAATTTATGCTGCCATGACTCGGAAAAGCTCTCGAAACAGGTGGATGAAATACGAAGTCGACTTTCTCTGCCTCCTTTGTCGTAG
- the purE gene encoding 5-(carboxyamino)imidazole ribonucleotide mutase, giving the protein MTKADQSTSPLVGIIMGSQSDWETMEHAAKTLENLGIPFEARVVSAHRTPDRLFEYAKAAEGRGLQAIIAGAGGAAHLPGMVASMTLVPVLGVPVQSKALNGMDSLLSIVQMPAGIPVSTLAIGRSGSINAALSAAAIIGLTNQQVRENLRQFRETQTEKVVSNDIPGQ; this is encoded by the coding sequence ATGACGAAAGCGGATCAATCTACATCCCCGCTCGTAGGGATTATCATGGGAAGCCAGTCGGACTGGGAAACCATGGAGCATGCGGCGAAGACTCTGGAGAATCTCGGAATTCCGTTCGAGGCCAGGGTCGTCAGCGCCCACCGCACACCGGATCGACTTTTTGAATACGCAAAGGCTGCAGAAGGCCGGGGCCTTCAGGCCATTATCGCTGGAGCCGGTGGCGCAGCCCACCTTCCGGGGATGGTGGCGTCGATGACCTTGGTCCCGGTTTTAGGGGTGCCGGTCCAGTCAAAAGCTTTGAACGGAATGGATTCTCTTCTGTCGATTGTCCAAATGCCGGCGGGAATTCCCGTTTCCACCCTCGCCATCGGTCGATCGGGTTCCATCAATGCCGCTTTGAGCGCCGCGGCCATCATCGGGCTCACCAACCAGCAGGTCCGGGAGAATCTAAGGCAGTTTCGCGAGACCCAGACCGAAAAGGTGGTCTCCAACGATATTCCGGGTCAGTAG
- the rpsU gene encoding 30S ribosomal protein S21, giving the protein MPVDVNIRKGESVERALRRLKKRLDREGVIRDARAKRYFEKPSEIKRRKKKVAAFSNMLRVRNENR; this is encoded by the coding sequence ATGCCAGTTGATGTTAACATCCGTAAAGGCGAGTCCGTTGAACGGGCTCTTCGCCGCCTGAAAAAGCGCCTCGACCGTGAAGGTGTCATCCGCGATGCCCGCGCGAAGCGCTACTTCGAAAAGCCTTCCGAAATCAAGCGCCGGAAGAAGAAGGTTGCTGCATTCAGCAACATGCTGCGCGTTCGGAACGAAAACCGATAA
- a CDS encoding PQQ-dependent sugar dehydrogenase, producing MLSCRFLGLAPLFVFLVSAAWGAGTDIRQLYQNQCAGCHGEEMEGGGAPTMLDSEWRFGSEREAITSVIRDGRPAVGMPSFGETLSEEEIRGLVILIREMNADASPDPGAKAIRDGVFESDLHQFRMDVVAEDLELPWSMAFLPDGRWLIAERGGVLMVMDPSSGERLEIEGIPEVYARGQGGLLDIQTHPDYVENRWIYLSFSDPSEDGERGMTAIVRGRIQDGKWIDEEEIFRAPPEFYLSGGVHFGCRLVFQDGYLFFTIGERGRQDQAQDLSRPNGKVHRIYDDGRIPEDNPFVGEKGAFPSIWTYGNRNPQGLALDRKTGILWETEHGPRGGDELNIIEKGLNYGWPVVTYGMNYNGTPITGRTSAPGMKNPVTYWTPSLAVCGLAVYRGDAFPEWDGSLLSSSLSGEELRLLVLDGREVAGQEVLVNSLGRLRDVVVGPDGAVYLVCNNPGRIVKMSPVQD from the coding sequence ATGCTTTCTTGCCGTTTTCTCGGACTCGCCCCTCTTTTTGTTTTCTTGGTTTCTGCTGCTTGGGGCGCAGGAACTGACATTCGCCAGCTCTACCAGAATCAATGCGCTGGCTGCCATGGCGAAGAAATGGAGGGAGGGGGAGCGCCGACGATGCTCGATAGCGAGTGGCGTTTTGGCTCGGAGCGCGAGGCCATTACCTCGGTGATACGCGACGGAAGGCCTGCGGTTGGAATGCCTTCATTTGGGGAGACTCTGAGCGAGGAAGAGATTCGCGGTCTTGTCATTCTCATTCGGGAAATGAATGCCGATGCATCCCCGGATCCCGGAGCGAAGGCGATCCGTGATGGAGTCTTTGAATCCGATCTGCATCAGTTCCGGATGGATGTCGTGGCGGAAGACCTTGAGCTGCCTTGGTCCATGGCATTCCTGCCGGATGGAAGATGGTTGATCGCAGAGAGAGGCGGAGTGTTGATGGTGATGGACCCGAGCTCTGGCGAGCGACTCGAAATCGAGGGAATTCCTGAAGTTTATGCCCGCGGGCAGGGTGGTTTGTTGGATATTCAGACCCATCCCGATTACGTCGAAAACCGCTGGATCTACCTCTCTTTCAGTGATCCATCGGAGGATGGGGAGCGCGGGATGACTGCGATTGTTCGCGGACGCATTCAGGATGGAAAATGGATCGATGAGGAAGAGATTTTTCGCGCTCCTCCTGAATTCTATTTATCCGGTGGGGTTCACTTTGGATGCCGACTGGTTTTTCAGGATGGCTACCTTTTTTTCACCATCGGAGAGCGTGGCCGTCAGGATCAAGCTCAGGATCTTTCGCGGCCCAATGGGAAAGTTCATCGTATTTATGATGATGGACGGATTCCGGAAGATAATCCCTTTGTTGGAGAAAAGGGGGCTTTCCCCTCCATATGGACCTACGGAAACCGCAATCCGCAAGGACTCGCGCTGGACCGGAAGACTGGGATTCTGTGGGAGACCGAGCACGGCCCGCGCGGTGGTGATGAGCTGAACATCATTGAAAAAGGTCTGAACTACGGTTGGCCCGTTGTCACTTACGGGATGAATTATAACGGGACTCCGATTACTGGTCGAACTTCGGCTCCGGGGATGAAGAATCCGGTGACTTACTGGACCCCGTCGTTAGCGGTTTGCGGACTGGCGGTCTACCGCGGGGATGCCTTCCCCGAGTGGGATGGTTCTCTCCTTTCTAGCTCTTTGTCAGGCGAGGAATTACGTCTTCTCGTTTTGGACGGAAGGGAAGTAGCCGGGCAAGAGGTGCTGGTTAATAGCCTCGGGCGATTGCGGGATGTGGTTGTCGGCCCAGACGGAGCCGTGTATCTCGTTTGCAATAATCCTGGAAGGATCGTCAAAATGAGCCCCGTCCAAGATTAG